The Amycolatopsis umgeniensis DNA segment GTGCAAGTCGTTCTCGGCCGCCGCGGACGGCGCGGGCTGGGCCGAGGGTGTCGGGCTGCTGCTCGTCGAGCGGCTTTCGGACGCGCGGCGCAACGGTCACCAGGTTTTGGCCGTGGTGCGGGGTTCGGCGGTGAATCAGGATGGCGCGTCGAATGGTTTGACGGCGCCGAACGGTCCGTCGCAGGAGCGCGTGATCCGGCAAGCGCTGAGGAACGCGAAGCTCGAAGCGTCCGATGTGGACGTCGTGGAAGCGCACGGCACCGGTACGACGTTGGGCGATCCGATCGAGGCGCAGGCTTTGATGGCGACGTATGGCCAGGAGCGGGAGCGGCCGTTGTGGCTGGGCTCGCTGAAGTCGAACATCGGTCACGCGCAAGCCGCCGCCGGTGTCGGTGGTGTGATCAAGATGGTGCAGGCGATGCGGCACGGTGTTCTGCCGAAGACGTTGCATGTCGACGCGCCGAGCCCGCATGTCGAATGGGACGCGGGCGCGGTGTCGCTGCTGACCGAGGCGCAGCCGTGGCCGGGGCCCGAGCGCCGGGCCGGGGTGTCGTCGTTCGGGATCAGCGGCACCAACGCGCACGTGATCATCGAGCAGGGCGAGCCGGTGGAACCGGGTGAGCGGGCGGAACTGCCCGTCGCCCCGCTGGTGCTGTCGGCGAAGTCGCCGGAAGCCCTGGTGGAGCAGGCTCGTAACCTGACAGGCTTCCTGACCGGTGAAGACGCCGACCTGACGGATGTGGCGTTCTCGCTCGCCACGGGCAAGGTGGCTTTCGAATACCGCGCCGCCGTCGTGGGCACGAGCCGCGAGGAGCTGCTCGCCGAGCTGGATTCGCTCGCGGTGACGCAGGTTCGGGGCGGCCGGGTCGGGTTCCTGTTCACCGGCCAGGGCTCCCAGCGAGTCGGCATGGGACTCGAGTTGCACGAAGCCTTCCCGGTGTTCGCACGGGCCTTCGACGAGCTGTGCGACGACTCCCTGCGTGAGGTGATCACCGCGGGGGTGGATCTCGACCAGACCGGATGGGCCCAGCCCGCGTTGTTCGCCGTCGAGGTCGCGCTGTTCAGGCTTCTGGAGTCGTGGGGTGTCCGGCCGGACTTCGTCGCCGGGCATTCGATCGGCGAGATCGCCGCGGCTCATGTGGCGGGGGTGTTCTCGCTGGAGGACGCGCTGACGCTGGTCCGGGCCCGCGGCAGGCTGATGCAGCAGCTGCCCAGGGGCGGGGCCATGGTCGCGATCCAGGCGGGCGAGGCGGAGATCCAGCCGCTCCTTCTCGACGGGGTCGGGATCGCCGCGGTGAACGGCCCGGACTCCGTGGTCATCTCCGGTGTCGAGGACAAGGTCCTGGAGATCGCCGCGAGGTTCGCCAAGTCGAAGCGGCTGACCGTGAGCCACGCGTTCCACTCGCCGTGGATGGACGGCATGCTCGACCAATTCGGCGCGGTCGTCCGGACGATCGACTTCCACCCACCGCGGATCCCGCTCGTCTCGACGGTCACCGGGAGGCTCGCGCAGGCGGACGTCCTCGGCGACCCGGACTACTGGGTCCGGCAGGTGCGCGAGCCCGTGCGGTTCGCCGAATCCGTGCGCACCCTGTCCGAACTGGGCGTCCGGACCTTCGTGGAGCTCGGCCCGGACGGCGTCCTTTCGGCCATGGCCCGGGACGTCCTCGACACCGGCCCTGCCCCGGACGACCACGCCGTGACGGCGGTCCTGCGCCGGGAACGGCCCGAGCCGCGGACGGTGGTCACCGCGCTGGCGGCACTGCACACCCACGGCGTGCACGTGGACTGGCGGGCGTTCTTCGCCGGTACCGGTGCCCGCCACGTGGACCTGCCGACGTACGCCTTCCAGCGCAACCGGTTCTGGTTGCAGCCGGTGCACGGTGTCGGCGACATGGCGTCGGTCGGGCTGAGCGCGGCCGGGCATCCGCTGCTCGGCGCGGCGATCACGGTCGCGGGCTCCGGTGAGGTGCTGTTCACCGGCAGGCTGGACACGCGGACCCAGTCGTGGATGGACGATCACGCCATGTCGGGTTCGGTTCTGCTCCCGGGCTCGGCGTTCGTGGACATCGCCGCCAAGGCGGGTGAGCTGACCGGATACGGGCGGATCGACGAACTGACCGTGGTCGCCCCCTTGATCGTGCAGCCCGAGGGCGGGGTCCAGCTGCAGGTCGTCGTGGACGCGGATCAGGCGTTCACGATCTACTCGCGCCGCAACGAAGAGCATCCGTGGGACAAGCACGTCGAAGGAAGGCTCGCCGACGGAACGGTCACGGCCGGGGGACTGCACGCGTGGCCGCCGCCCGGAGTGTCCGAAGTGGACACGAGCAAGTTCTACGACGACCTCGCGGACCGCGGCTACGGGTACGGCCCGGCCTTCCGGGGCGTGAGCCGGCTCTGGCGAGGCGAAGACGAGATCTTCGCCGAACTACGGCTGCCCGACGAGGCCACCGTGGACGGTTTCGGTGTCCACCCCGTCCTGCTCGACGCAGCGCTGCATCCGTTGCTGCTGCCGGGCGCGCTGGCCACCGACGGTCAGGTGATGCTGCCGTTCTCGTGGTCCGGCGTGCACGTGATCGCCTCCGGCGCCACGACCCTCCGCGTACGCCTGAGCCTCACCGGCCCGGATTCGGCGACGGTGTTGCTCGCCGACGATCTGGGCTCCCCGGTGGCGACGGTGGAGTCCCTGACCCTGCGGCCGGTACTCCGCGACGCTTCCGACGTGCTGTTCGAGACCCGCTGGGAGGCCGTCGAGGTACCACCCGCGAGCCGGACCGCAGCCGATCTCTTCGTCGCGCCGGACGGCGTGCCGGGTGAGGTCGTCAAGCAGGTGCTCGGCGGGCTGCAGCGTCGTCTGGCGGAAGACCGGACGGAACCCTTGGTCGTGGTGACCAGGGGAGCGATCGCGGTCGACACGGAGGACGTGGACGTGACCCAGTCCGGGGTCTGGGGGCTGGTGCGGTCCGCGCAGACCGAGAACCCGGGACGGTTCCTCTTGCTGGACGCCGACGGCGAAGTGCCGGACGCGGTGATCGACGGGCTCCTCTCGGCGGGCGAGACGCAGGCTGTGCTCCGCGGCGACGAGGTGTTCGTGCCGCGTCTGGCGAGGAAGTCCGGCCCGGCCGACGCGACCCCGGACTGGAGCCGCGGCCGCGTGCTCATCACGGGAGGCACCGGGGAACTGGGTGCCGTCGTGGCCCGGCACCTGGCCGAGGAACACGGGGTCCGCGAGCTGCTGCTGGTGAGCCGTCGCGGGATGAACGCACCCGGTGCCGCCGAACTGCGGGACGAGCTGGGCGCGGAGATCGTGGCCTGCGACGTGGCCGATCCGGCCGCCTTGGCCGCGCTCCTGGACGAGTACCCGGTGACCGCGGTCGTCCACACGGCGGGTGTGCTCGAGGACGGCCTGATCCCCGATCTCACCACCGAAGCCGTCGACACCGTGCTGCGGCCGAAGATCGACGCCGCGTGGAACCTGCACACGTACACGGCCGGGATGGATCTGGACGCGTTCGTGCTGTACTCCTCGATCGCGGGGGTGCTGGGCACCGCCGGACAAGGCAACTACGCCGCCGCCAACACCTTCCTGGACGCCTTGGCCCAGCACCGCCGTGCCCAGGGGTTGCCCGCGACCTCGCTCGCGTGGGGACTGTGGGAAAGCGCGGGCGGGATGGTCGGCGAACTGTCCGATGTGGACGTCAAACGGCTCGCCCGGTCCGGTCTGCGGCCCCTGCCGGTGGTCAAGGCGATGACGGCGTTCGACGCGGCCGTGTCTTCGGAGACGGCGGTGACCACCGTGGCGTCGATCGACGTTGGCGCGCTGCGCACCCGCGAAGACGTCCCCCTCGCATTGCGCGGGTTGCTGCCCGCGGCGCGCAGGGCCAAGAACGCCGAGAACGGGCAGCCGCTGGGCGCGCGGCTGGCCGCCATGCCCGCCGCCGAACGCGAGGAAGCGTTGGTGGACCTGGTGCGCGCACAGGTCGCGGCGGCCTTGGGCCACGCCGATCGCGGCGCCATCGACCCGGGGCAGACGTTCCAGGACCTGGGTTCCGACTCGCTGACCGCGGTCGAGGTCCGCAACCGCCTGGCGGCGCTGACCGGGCTGCGGCTGACGACCACGGTCCTGTTCGACCACCCGTCACCGGCGGCGCTCGCCGCGCATCTGAGCGGCCTGCTCGCCACCGACGACACCCCGGTCCCGCTCGTGGCGGAACTCGACCGGTTGAGGGCGGCCATCCGGTCGATGGCGACCGACGGCACCTTGCCCGACGACATCACCACCCGGTTGGAGGACCTGGTGGATCTCTGCAGGGCGGCGGACAAAGGCGACGCCGAGGACGACTTGGACTCCGCGAGCGACGAGGACCTGTTCGCGCTCGTCGACAGGCTGGATTGAGGAGCTGACCGTACGTGTCCGACGAACAGAAACTCCGCGACTACCTCAAGCGGGCCATCGCCGACGCGCAAGACGTCCGCAAACGGCTGCGCGAGGTCCAGGACAAGGCACGAGAGCCGATCGCGATCGTGGGCATGGCGTGCCGTTACCCCGGCGGGGTGGCCACGCCCGATGACCTCTGGCGGCTGGTCTCCGAAGAACGGGACGCCATCTCGCTGTTCCCCGCCGACCGGCAATGGGACGTCGAACGGCTCTACGACCCGGATCCGGATCAGGTCGGCAAGTCCACCACCCGGCACGGCGGATTCCTCGACGCGGTGGACGGGTTCGATCCCGGTTTCTTCGGGATGTCCCCGCGTGAGGCGCTGGCCGCCGACCCGCAGCAGCGGCTGCTGCTGGAAGTGGCCTGGGAGGCCTTCGAACACGCCGGGGTGGTCCCCGATTCGCTGCGGGGCAGCCGGACCGGCGTGTTCACCGGCGTGATGTACAACGACTACGGCTCGCGTCCGGACCTTCCGCCCGACGAGTTCGAGGGCTACCTGCTCAGCGGTAGCGCGGGCAGCATCGCGTCCGGCCGGCTCTCGTACACCTTCGGCCTGCAGGGCCCGGCGGTCACCGTGGACACGGCGTGCTCGTCTTCGCTGGTCGCGCTGCATCTGGCCGCGAACGCCCTGCGCCAGGGGGAATGCGATCTGGCGCTGGCCGGCGGCGCCACGGTGATGTCGACGCCGACCGGATTCGTCGAGTTCTCCCGGCTGCGTGGTCTCGCACCGGACGGCCGGTGCAAATCCTTCGCCGCGGGCGCCGACGGGACGGCGTGGGCCGAGGGCGTCGGGCTGCTGCTCGTCGAACGGCTTTCGGACGCGCGGCGCAACGGTCACCAGGTTTTGGCCGTACTGAGGGGTTCCGCGGTGAACCAGGACGGCGCGTCGAACGGGTTGACCGCGCCGAACGGTCCGTCGCAGGAGCGGGTCATCCGGCAGGCGCTCGGGAACGCGGGACTTTCGGCGTCCGATGTGGACGTCGTGGAGGCACACGGCACCGGCACCCGGCTGGGCGATCCGATCGAGGCGCAGGCTTTGATGGCCACCTACGGTCAGGATCGTGAGCGGCCGTTGTGGTTGGGGTCGTTGAAGTCGAACATCGGTCACGCGCAGGCCGCCGCGGGTGTCGGTGGTGTGATCAAGATGGTGCAGGCGATGCGGCACGGTGTCCTGCCGAAGTCCCTGCACATCGACCAGCCCAGCCCCGAAGTGGACTGGACGTCGGGTGCGGTGTCGCTGCTGACCGAGGCGCGGCCGTGGCCCGGGTCCGAACGCAGGGCCGGGGTGTCGTCGTTCGGTTTCGGTGGCACGAACGCCCACGTGATCATCGAGGAGGGCGACCCGATCGAGGCGGGTACCCGCCCCGGCGCCGGAGTCCTTCCCCTGGTGCTGTCGGCGAAATCGGCGGACGCCGTGGCGGATCAGGCACGACGGCTGGCTCCGTTGCTTGCCGACGAACGGATCGAGCCCGCCGATGTGGCCTACTCACTGGCCGTCGGCCGGACGGCTTTCGAGCACCGCGCGGTCGTCGTCGGGACGGACCGCGACGAACTGCTCGCCGGGCTGGATTCGGTCACGGCCCGCCGGGTCGCCGGTGGCAAGACCGCGTTCCTGTTCACTGGTCAGGGTTCTCAGCGGGCTGGTATGGGTCTTGAGTTGTATGAGGCGTTCCCGGTGTTCGCGCGGGCTTTCGATGAGGTGTGCGATGAGTCGTTGCGTGAGGTGATCGCGTCCGGGGTGGATCTTGATCAGACTGGTTGGGCTCAGCCCGCGCTGTTCGCGATTGAGGTCGCGTTGTTCAGGTTGTTGGAGTCGTGGGGTGTTCGGCCTGATTTTGTGGCGGGGCATTCGATCGGTGAGATCGCGGCTGCTCATGTGGCGGGGGTGTTTTCACTTGAGGATGCGTTGACGTTGGTGCGGGCGCGTGGCCGGTTGATGCAGCAGCTGCCGCTCGGAGGCGCGATGGTCGCGATCCAGGCACGCGAAGAAGACGTGCCTTTGGCCGCCGGTGTCGGCATCGCGGCGATCAACGGGCCGGATTCGGTGGTGATTTCCGGTGTCGAGGGCAAGGTTCTGGAGCTCGCCGGTAAGTTCGCGAAGACGAAGCGGTTGTCGGTGAGTCATGCCTTCCACTCGCCGTTGATGGAGCCGATGCTGGGCGAGTTCCGGTCGGTGGTGGAAGGTCTGGAGTTCGGACCGGCCGATATCGCCGCAGTGTCCACTGTGTCCGGTCGTGTGGTGTCGGGGGAGTGGAGCACGGCCGAGTACTGGGTGCGGCAGGTTCGTGAGCCCGTCCGGTTCATGGACGCCGTGCGGACGCTCGCCGAAGAGGGTGTGGGGACGTTCGTCGAGGTCGGCCCGGACGCCGTGCTCACGGCGATGGTCGGCGACCTGCTCGACGACGTCGACGCGGTCCCGGTGCAGCGCCGCGACCGGCCGGAGGCCAAGACACTCGTCCGGGCCGTGGCCGGGTTGCCCGTCGTCGACTGGCCCGCGTTCTTCTCGGGCGGCGACGCCCGGATGATCGCCCTGCCGGCGTATCCCTTCCAGCGCGACCGGTACTGGCTCGCGCCGTCCGCCGGAACGCGCGACGCGGTGGGGCTGGGGCTCGAACCGGCCGATCACCCGTTGCTCGGCGCGGCCGTGGAGGTCGCCGACGGCGAGACGACCGTGCTCACCGGACGGCTTTCCGTGGAAGCCCAGCCGTGGCTCGCGGATCACGCGGTCCGGGGCACCGTTCTGGTGCCGGGAACCGCCTTCGTCGAGCTGGCCCTGCGGGCGGCGGAGTTCGCGGGCCACGCCCGGATCGACGAACTCACCATCTCGGCACCGCTTTCCCTGCCGGAACGCGAGTCGGTGCAGGTGCAGGCCATCGTCGGCGCGGACGGCGCGTTCGCGCTCTACTCGCGGCGGGAGGACACCTGGGTCCGGCATGCCGGCGGCCTGCTGGCCCGAGCGTCGGGCGACGGCACCGCACTGGCGGCCTGGCCGCCGGAAGCGACCGAACTGGACATCGCCGACCTCTACGACGACCTCGCCGACCGCGGCTACGGCTATGGCCCGGCCTTCCAGGGACTGCGCCGGGCTTGGCGAGCGGGTTCCGACGTCTTCGCCGAGATCGCGTTGCCCGAAGCGGTCTCCACGGACTCGTTCCTGCTGCATCCGGCGTTGCTCGACGCGGCCTTGCACGCGTCACTGGTGGGCGACGGCGAACGGATGGTGCTGCCGTTCTCGTGGTCCGGCGTCGAAATCCACTCGGCAGGCGCTTCCGTCTGCCGGGTCAAGCTCACCCGGACCGGACAGGACACGCTTTCGGTGGTGCTGGCCGACGCAACGGGCCTGCCCGTCGCCACCGTGGAATCCCTGGTGCTGCGAGCGCCGTCGGCCGGCGCGCTGCGCGAGACCGACGGCCTGTACGGAATCGACTGGGTCCGGCCGGAACCGGGCTCCGGCGAGGACGACGGTTTCGAGATCGTCCACGTCCCGAGGACGACCGGAATCCCCGTACCCGACGCGGCGCGTGAAGCCACGCATCACGTGCTCGGCCTTCTGCGGGCCCACACCGATCCCGCTCCGCTGGTCGTCGTCACCAGGAACGCGCTCGCGGTCCGAGGCGAGGACGTCGACCCGGCCCACGCCGGGGTGTGGGGTCTGGTGCGGTCCGCGCAGTCGGAGAACCCGGGGCGATTCGTCCTGGTGGACGTGGACGGTGACGTCGACGAAGCGACGTTGGCCGCTGTCGTGGCCACAGAGGAGCCGCAAGCCGCCGTCCGCGACGGCGGGATCCTGGTGCCTCGGCTGGCGAAACGCGCCTCCCGGGAAACGGCCGCCGTGGACTGGACCCGGGGCAGGGTGCTGATCACCGGCGGGACCGGCGAACTGGGTGCCGTCGTCGCCCGTCACCTGGTCTCCGCGCACGGCGTACGCGATCTGCTGCTGGTGAGCCGCCGAGGTCTGGACGCGCCTGGCGCGGCGGAGTTGCGCGACGAGCTCGGGGCGGAGGTGGTGGCGTGCGACATCGCCGACCGCGAGTCGCTGCGGGAACTGCTGGAACGCCACCCGGTCACCGCGGTCGTGCACACCGCGGGTGTCGTGGACGACGGCGTACTCGGTTCGCTGACGGCCGATCAGGTGGACAGGGTGCTGCGGCCGAAGGTCGACGCCGCCTGGAACCTGCACGAACTCACCGGCGAGCTGGCGGCGTTCGTGGTGTTCTCGTCCATCTCGGGCGTGCTCGGCGGACCCGGTCAGGCCAACTACGCGGCGGGCAACACGTTCCTCGACGCTCTCGCCCAGCATCGGCGGGCGAACGGACTCCCCGCGACGTCCCTGGCCTGGGGACTGTGGGAGCAGACCAGCGGGATCACCGGCGGGCTCGGCGAAGTCGACCTCAAACGGATGGCCCGCAACGGTTTGCTGCCCTTGACGTCCGAGCACGCCTTGGCCCTGTTCGACACGGCACAGGGCGCGGACGACGCGGCCCTGACCGTGACGAGGTTCGACACGGCGTCCCTGCGGGCCCGCGGCGAAGACCTGCCGAGCCTGTTGAGCGGCCTCGTCCCGGCACGCCGGACGGCCCGCGCCACCGGATCCTTGGCCCGGCGGCTGGCCACGCTGGACGAGGGCGAACGCGAGGCCGTCCTGCTCGACATCGTCCTCGCCCAGGTCGCGTCCGTGCTCGGCCACACCGATCCGGCGGCGATCGACGGTGGCAGGCCGCTCCAGGAGATCGGCTTCGACTCTCTGACCGCGGTCGAACTGCGCAACCAGCTCGCCACGAGCACCGGCCTGCGCCTGCCGACGACGCTGGTCTTCGATCACCCGACCCCCGTCGCCCTCGCCCGGTTCGTGGCGCGCGAGATGTCGGGGAAGCGGGCCGAGCCGGTGCGGGCGGTCGCCTCCTCGAGGACGTCCGAGCCGATCGCGATCGTCGGCATGGCGTGCCGGTATCCCGGGGATGTGGGTTCTCCCGAGGACCTGTGGCGGCTGGTGGCCGAGGAACGGGACGCGATCTCGGCGTTCCCGGACCGGCGTGGCTGGCCGGAGGACCTGTTCGCCCCGGATCCCGACCTGCGCGGCAAGAGCTACGTCCGCGAAGGCGGATTCCTGCACGACGCCGACGAATTCGATGCCGGGTTCTTCGGGATCTCCCCGCGTGAGGCCCACGCGATGGATCCGCAGCAACGTCTGCTGCTGGAGACGGCGTGGGAGTCCTTGGAGAGCGCGGGAATCGATCCGCACGCGTTGCGAGGAAGCAAGGCCGGCGTCTTCGCCGGGATGATGTACTACGACTACGCCTCACGGGTCCGGAACGTCCCGGACGATCTGGAAGGCATGCTGGCCAGCGGCAACGCGGGAAGCGTGCTGTCCGGGCGGTTGGCCTACACGTTCGGTCTGGAAGGGCCGGCGGTGACGGTGGACACGGCGTGTTCGTCGTCGCTGGTCGCCTTGCATCTGGCCGCGAACGCTTTGCGGCAGGGTGAATGCGATCTGGCGCTGGCCGGTGGCGTGACCGTCATGTCGACTCCGACCGCGTTCGTGGAGTTCTCCCGGCAGCGCGGGCTGGCGCCGGACGGCCGCTGCAAACCGTTCGCCGCGGGCGCCGACGGGACGGCGTGGGGTGAGGGCGCCGGTCTGCTGGTGCTGGAGCGGCTTTCGGACGCGCGGCGCAACGGTCACCGGATTTTGGCCGTGGTGCGGGGTTCGGCGGTGAATCAGGATGGCGCGTCGAATGGTTTGACGGCGCCGAACGGTCCGTCGCAGGAGCGCGTGATCCGTCAGGCCTTGGCCGACGCGCGACTCGAACCATCCGATGTGGACGCTGTCGAGGCGCACGGCACCGGTACGACGTTGGGTGACCCGATCGAGGCGCAGGCTTTGATGGCCACCTACGGTCAGGAGCGGGAGCGGCCGTTGTGGCTGGGCTCGCTGAAGTCGAACATCGGTCACGCGCAGGCGGCCGCCGGTGTCGGTGGTGTGATCAAGATGGTGCAGGCGATGCGGCACGGTGTTCTGCCGAAGACGTTGCATGTCGACGCGCCGAGCCCGCATGTCGAGTGGGACGCGGGTGCGGTGTCGCTGCTGACCGAGGCTCACTCGTGGCCTGAGACGGGTGCGCCGAGGCGGGTCGGTGTGTCTTCGTTCGGGATCAGCGGAACGAATGCGCATGTGATCATCGAGCAGGGCGAGCCGGTGGAAGCGGGTGAGCGGGCGGACTTGCCCGTCGTCCCGCTGGTGTTGTCGGCGAAATCGCCGGAAGCCTTGGTGGAGCAGGCCGATCGGCTGGCGTCGTTCGTGGAGGAGTCGCGGCCGGACCTGATCGAGGTCGGCCGTTCGCTCGCGGTGGGACGGGCGGACTTCGACCACCGGACCGCCGTCACCGGCGCCACTCACGACGAGATCGTCGACGGGCTGCGTTCGGTCACGGCCCGCCGTGTCACCGGTGGCAAGACCGCGTTCTTGTTCACTGGTCAGGGTTCGCAGCGGGCGGGGATGGGTCTTGAGTTGTACGAGACGTTCCCGGTGTTCGCGCGTGCTTTCGATGAGGTGTGCGATGACTCGTTGCGTGAGGTGATCGCTTCCGGAACGGATCTCGATCAGACCGGATGGGCCCAGCCCGCGCTGTTCGCGATTGAGGTCGCGTTGTACAGGCTTTTGGAGTCGTGGGGTGTCCGGCCTGATTTCGTCGCTGGGCATTCGATCGGTGAGATCGCGGCTGCTCATGTGGCGGGGGTGTTCTCCCTGGCAGATGCGTTGACGTTGGTGCGGGCGCGTGGCCGGTTGATGCAGCAGTTGCCATCTGGCGGCGCGATGGTGGCGATCCAAGCGCGTGAAGAGGACGTGTCCTTGGTCGATGGTGTCGGGATTGCCGCGGTCAACGGGCCGGATTCCGTGGTCATCTCCGGTGTCGAGGACAGGGTTCTGGAGATCGCGGCGAGCTTTGCTAAGACGAAGCGCCTGGCGGTGAGTCACGCTTTCCATTCGCCGTTGATGGAGCCGATGC contains these protein-coding regions:
- a CDS encoding type I polyketide synthase translates to MSDEQKLRDYLKRAIADAQDVRKRLREVQDKAREPIAIVGMACRYPGGVATPDDLWRLVSEERDAISLFPADRQWDVERLYDPDPDQVGKSTTRHGGFLDAVDGFDPGFFGMSPREALAADPQQRLLLEVAWEAFEHAGVVPDSLRGSRTGVFTGVMYNDYGSRPDLPPDEFEGYLLSGSAGSIASGRLSYTFGLQGPAVTVDTACSSSLVALHLAANALRQGECDLALAGGATVMSTPTGFVEFSRLRGLAPDGRCKSFAAGADGTAWAEGVGLLLVERLSDARRNGHQVLAVLRGSAVNQDGASNGLTAPNGPSQERVIRQALGNAGLSASDVDVVEAHGTGTRLGDPIEAQALMATYGQDRERPLWLGSLKSNIGHAQAAAGVGGVIKMVQAMRHGVLPKSLHIDQPSPEVDWTSGAVSLLTEARPWPGSERRAGVSSFGFGGTNAHVIIEEGDPIEAGTRPGAGVLPLVLSAKSADAVADQARRLAPLLADERIEPADVAYSLAVGRTAFEHRAVVVGTDRDELLAGLDSVTARRVAGGKTAFLFTGQGSQRAGMGLELYEAFPVFARAFDEVCDESLREVIASGVDLDQTGWAQPALFAIEVALFRLLESWGVRPDFVAGHSIGEIAAAHVAGVFSLEDALTLVRARGRLMQQLPLGGAMVAIQAREEDVPLAAGVGIAAINGPDSVVISGVEGKVLELAGKFAKTKRLSVSHAFHSPLMEPMLGEFRSVVEGLEFGPADIAAVSTVSGRVVSGEWSTAEYWVRQVREPVRFMDAVRTLAEEGVGTFVEVGPDAVLTAMVGDLLDDVDAVPVQRRDRPEAKTLVRAVAGLPVVDWPAFFSGGDARMIALPAYPFQRDRYWLAPSAGTRDAVGLGLEPADHPLLGAAVEVADGETTVLTGRLSVEAQPWLADHAVRGTVLVPGTAFVELALRAAEFAGHARIDELTISAPLSLPERESVQVQAIVGADGAFALYSRREDTWVRHAGGLLARASGDGTALAAWPPEATELDIADLYDDLADRGYGYGPAFQGLRRAWRAGSDVFAEIALPEAVSTDSFLLHPALLDAALHASLVGDGERMVLPFSWSGVEIHSAGASVCRVKLTRTGQDTLSVVLADATGLPVATVESLVLRAPSAGALRETDGLYGIDWVRPEPGSGEDDGFEIVHVPRTTGIPVPDAAREATHHVLGLLRAHTDPAPLVVVTRNALAVRGEDVDPAHAGVWGLVRSAQSENPGRFVLVDVDGDVDEATLAAVVATEEPQAAVRDGGILVPRLAKRASRETAAVDWTRGRVLITGGTGELGAVVARHLVSAHGVRDLLLVSRRGLDAPGAAELRDELGAEVVACDIADRESLRELLERHPVTAVVHTAGVVDDGVLGSLTADQVDRVLRPKVDAAWNLHELTGELAAFVVFSSISGVLGGPGQANYAAGNTFLDALAQHRRANGLPATSLAWGLWEQTSGITGGLGEVDLKRMARNGLLPLTSEHALALFDTAQGADDAALTVTRFDTASLRARGEDLPSLLSGLVPARRTARATGSLARRLATLDEGEREAVLLDIVLAQVASVLGHTDPAAIDGGRPLQEIGFDSLTAVELRNQLATSTGLRLPTTLVFDHPTPVALARFVAREMSGKRAEPVRAVASSRTSEPIAIVGMACRYPGDVGSPEDLWRLVAEERDAISAFPDRRGWPEDLFAPDPDLRGKSYVREGGFLHDADEFDAGFFGISPREAHAMDPQQRLLLETAWESLESAGIDPHALRGSKAGVFAGMMYYDYASRVRNVPDDLEGMLASGNAGSVLSGRLAYTFGLEGPAVTVDTACSSSLVALHLAANALRQGECDLALAGGVTVMSTPTAFVEFSRQRGLAPDGRCKPFAAGADGTAWGEGAGLLVLERLSDARRNGHRILAVVRGSAVNQDGASNGLTAPNGPSQERVIRQALADARLEPSDVDAVEAHGTGTTLGDPIEAQALMATYGQERERPLWLGSLKSNIGHAQAAAGVGGVIKMVQAMRHGVLPKTLHVDAPSPHVEWDAGAVSLLTEAHSWPETGAPRRVGVSSFGISGTNAHVIIEQGEPVEAGERADLPVVPLVLSAKSPEALVEQADRLASFVEESRPDLIEVGRSLAVGRADFDHRTAVTGATHDEIVDGLRSVTARRVTGGKTAFLFTGQGSQRAGMGLELYETFPVFARAFDEVCDDSLREVIASGTDLDQTGWAQPALFAIEVALYRLLESWGVRPDFVAGHSIGEIAAAHVAGVFSLADALTLVRARGRLMQQLPSGGAMVAIQAREEDVSLVDGVGIAAVNGPDSVVISGVEDRVLEIAASFAKTKRLAVSHAFHSPLMEPMLDEFRGVVEGLTLGEPAIPAVSTVTGRSVTSEWSTPDYWVDQVRLPVRFADAAGALAEAGARTYVEIGPDAVLTALIDDGDAVALQRRGQPETTALITALGDLYTAGVTPEWTEFFTGAGRLIDLPTYAFQRGRYWLADGAEEPLLGPAVPVAGSTEVLFSGTVSRRRQAWLDEHAVVPSALFVELALRAADESGFAGVDELTYVAGLPVPERAADLQLRVDTASRRFTIHARTDDEWTLHAEGLLAADVVPAPEPGEVRGETFEIEEDASAFGIHPALLDAVVRREGNPARWRGVRLYATGARGVRLAAADPLLLTDESGLPVVTIDEVITGDVPVPGGLGTGRSLFRVDWQRIELDTKSTVDIEHLVASDTVGTLGRVREFLAEAGDTTLVVTTSGAVRVGTESPDLEAAAILAELRSAQTEFPERLVLVDTLGALPSEVGAAIAGAGETQAALRDGEVFVPRLVRAAADRKDFVWGDGAVLVLGGTGAIGGLVAEHLVTEHGVSRLVLAGRRGEGTPELRERLGAAEVTFVSCDVTDPAALAAVLGEHPVSAVVHAAGVPDVRHLRELLPETTPLVLFSSDPGRPGNALFDALAERGNTISIGWGPWETPGVTERDRKRHALHGVLTLAPAEGLALLDAALGTGLSSVIAASLDLAAVRASGYVPPLLRGLIKAPAKRTVGPDALTSRLTGLSVEEQHEVLLDVVRAEVAAVLALPEGHAVRADQPFLDLGFDSMTAVELRNRLKARTGEQLPATVVFGHPTPDALAGLLRSRLVADGSSSIFDELDRLQEVLVGVPADDARRDTITTRLRTILSRWSEPHAASAPAEDVTSRIEAASTDEILAFIDNELGRTVS